Proteins encoded together in one Penaeus vannamei isolate JL-2024 chromosome 9, ASM4276789v1, whole genome shotgun sequence window:
- the LOC113829793 gene encoding serine/threonine-protein phosphatase 6 regulatory ankyrin repeat subunit B: MHITRQMIKYVRDGEELSLLEAIKNGGNPKVILPDKDKDAGGGTLLTLAATCGHHHLILPLIEAGVSVNDTANRSRTPLHEGAAVGNIEVVRKLLFAKADIEAVSQNDNGTRPLHLAVRAGHAAVVSLLLKEGADIEAPDKDGNSFKIVSYMTLHIYEHAAFANECRSILAVAFCIYNMDFIVPKDIVCYRYFMADLVIILLHVICGLLISCTFLIVDIMLPPLFKKFDFANKICSPLRMALYNRIYIYIMCCTKFFIFFIGSAGSENTFYNRLNFSKTESRAVHYAASRGHIHILEVLLEHGADLNALDANKGNPVHSAAGGGRLATVVWLVEKKVQHDLKDKNSRTPEDMGQLYGYHHVAYWLLKQNASEDTREHTQVEISREEYERIGSITLKWAREGNLFFLTNNLPARPYRIHYQDENGWTPLHHAAFNNQVEAVRTLLEMGALRSSCTHAQETAADIAQSQGHSELYDILQISTSSSLNTKTRVERVQMYGHLLREISCAELHIHGSTNDNMDMQHRHSVVKNVSRLIDNGSPLQPVGGHTAVALHLAITSNCTDLLPLLLSSGAPLTTTTSGMSVLQLAWLCPDVTTHIAVMVTRIVIHKLKEEAKRIGSEELADEELKHGISTMLKTMEGSQPWHAEWPSNLRETKKLTALLVRASRWGIPLTASFIQKAGGSVTSLDVTGSSALHSALDNGHITTAKTLIQHMGANLFLQDAQGRLPFHLMAEEDRQHVLEESMSHDYRILVSLREKARSEEEKQTASCILILLAILYVQVDLKSRGIVRDDSWKEVFAYTVSFIKGENSKLKFHSDEISGNEWLICLLDDLKTNFSSESHESEVDEIGQNREGISTMTDKDIQEDFEAEDEYFFSVIDVIKQRLMGTMDDKDNFELDADMKKLLLKAAYISCESCLPLLLHLLLTIGGIHPDTVLEPLCGATALHLTAWRGHLGLCEYLLSCQASNTTLDRALNTPAHLAYMFGHSVVGVRLLDGVQDWKNRAGRIPTELYINFKKYTSLYGLDKLIPIKVKEQNNSSALIKGHLEEFKKCWPDISLAVEKFHVDFTKGEAHQIQESIFRNLQKLLRKVGEIDQLFEGKVILLGSSADNLRLFAPDEYDCNVEFQNVSGFPGGGLNIEIVPVPPSDGYKGHKNCLKVSPTNREVEQLVKGSNFGETFAKYIMQALDNFDLSDDQLNFLPPTVRKTQVGVNISFSWEGTEFPLLFINVDLVPTLKAPWPKHEPRPTLTPENLDLVHVSQTGKNEWRYSFAVVENMILLSLSPDQHRVFLACKLMITNLKTESWAPRDSKEQYTYWVGHRFKIPAPAGFILKSAFMKEMEEIRNDSMWGKTFLLERMCSIFQRMCKVDIDPYSGKRKYYHAKMSPYFGGDIEKPTVGLSAPEILKFLESW; the protein is encoded by the exons ATGCATATCACACGGCAGATG ATTAAATATGTCCGTGATGGGGAAGAACTTTCCCTCTTAGAAGCTATAAAAAATGGAGGCAACCCCAAGGTCATCCTtccagacaaagataaagatgcaGGTGGAGGAACTCTCCTTACATTAGCAGCTACTTGTGGTCATCATCATCTGATTTTGCCATTGATAGAAGCAGGAGTTTCTGTGAATGACACTGCAAACAGAAGTCGCACTCCCCTACATGAAGGAGCTGCTGTTGGAAATATTGAAGTTGTTAGAAAATTACTCTTTGCAAAGGCTGACATAGAGGCTGTTAgtcagaatgataatg GAACTCGACCGTTACATCTGGCTGTTCGTGCTGGCCATGCTGCAGTAGTCTCTTTGCTTTTAAAGGAGGGTGCAGACATAGAGGCTCCAGACAAGGATGGTAATTCTTTCAAGATTGTCTCTTATATGACTCTTCACATATA TGAGCATGCAGCATTTGCAAATGAATGCAGGAGTATACTTGCTGTTGCTTTTTGCATCTATAACATGGATTTCATCGTCCCAAAAGATATTGTTTGTTACAGATATTTTATGGCTGACCTGGTAATCATACTTCTACATGTCATATGTGGCCTCTTAATATCTTGTACATTTCTAATTGTTGACATTATGTTGCCACCACTTTTCAAAAAG TTTGATTTTGCAAACAAGATCTGTTCCCCACTTAGGATGGCCCTCTataatagaatttatatatatattatgtgttgtACAaagtttttcatctttttcataggTTCTGCAGGCTCAGAAAATACTTTTTACAATAGACTTAACTTTTCCAAAACAGAATCTCGTGCTGTTCACTACGCTGCAAGTCGTGGCCATATACATATCTTAGAGGTACTCCTTGAACATGGTGCTGACTTGAATGCCTTGGATGCAAACAAAGGAAATCCTGTACACAGTGCTGCTGGAGGGGGTAGACTTGCCACTGTTGTGTGGTTAGTGGAAAAAAAAGTACAACATGATCTGAAGGACAAGAACTCAAGGACACCTGAAGATATGGGACAGCTATATGGTTATCATCATGTAGCATATTGGTTACTCAAGCAGAATGCCAGTGAAGATACCAGAGAACATACACAAGTG GAAATAAGTCGAGAGGAATATGAGCGAATAGGATCCATAACCCTCAAATGGGCTAGAGAagggaatttattttttctcaccAATAACCTCCCAGCACGACCTTATCGAATTCATTACCAAGACGAAAACGGATGGACACCTTTACATCATGCAGCTTTTAATAACCAG GTTGAAGCAGTAAGAACTCTCTTGGAGATGGGGGCTCTTCGTTCAAGTTGTACTCATGCTCAGGAAACTGCAGCAGATATTGCTCAGTCCCAAGGGCATTCAGAATTGTACGATATTCTCCAAATTAGTACCTCAAGCTCTTTAAATACAAAG ACTAGGGTTGAAAGGGTTCAAATGTATGGTCATCTGCTGAGGGAAATAAGCTGTGCAGAGCTTCACATTCATGGATCTACTAATGACAACATGGATATGCAACATCGACATAGTGTTGTAAAAAATGTATCTCGTCTTATTGATAATGGATCACCTCTGCAGCCTGTTGGAGGCCACACTGCTGTGGCACTTCATTTAGCTATCACTTCAAACTGTACAGATCTACTACCGCTGTTGTTGAGTTCAGGGGCTCCTCTGACTACCACTACAAGTGGCATGAGTGTGCTTCAGTTGGCTTGGCTGTGTCCAGATGTTACCACACACATTGCAGTAATGGTGACAagg ATAGTAATCCATAAATTGAAAGAGGAAGCAAAACGCATTGGTTCTGAGGAGTTGGCAGATGAAGAACTCAAGCACGGTATAAGTACAATGCTGAAAACGATGGAAGGGAGTCAACCATGGCATGCTGAATGGCCATCCAATCTTCGTGAAACTAAGAAACTCACTGCCTTGCTTGTTCGTGCCTCCCGATGGGGAATACCACTGACAGCTTCTTTTATACAG AAAGCAGGTGGTTCTGTAACATCATTGGATGTTACTGGCTCTAGTGCACTTCATTCTGCTCTTGATAATGGTCATATAACCACTGCTAAAACTCTGATTCAGCACATGGGAGCTAATCTTTTTCTTCAAGATGCTCAAGGACGCCTTCCATTTCATCTGATGGCAGAAGAAGACAGGCAACATGTGTTGGAG GAATCCATGAGCCATGACTATCGTATCCTTGTGTCACTGAGAGAAAAGGCtcgaagtgaagaagaaaagcagaCAGCATCATGTATTCTTATCTTGCTGGCCATTTTGTATGTGCAGGTTGATCTAAAGTCTAGGGGAATAGTAAGAGATGACTCATGGAAAGAAGTCTTTGCTTATACAGTATCATTCATCAAAGGTGAAAATAGCAAACTCAAGTTTCATAGCGATGAAATTTCAGGTAATGAATGGCTGATTTGTTTGCTGGATGACCTGAAGACTAATTTCAGTAGTGAAAGTCATGAAAGTGAAGTAGATGAAATAGGGCAAAATAGAGAGGGCATAAGTACAATGACTGATAAAGACATACAAGAAGATTTTGAAGCAGAGGACGAGTATTTCTTTTCTGTAATTGATGTAATTAAACAAAGACTCATGGGCACtatggatgataaagataattttgaattAGATGCTGATATGAAAAAGCTTTTGTTGAAAGCAGCTTATATCAGCTGTGAATCATGCTTACCCCTTCTTCTTCACTTATTGTTGACCATTGGTGGTATTCATCCAGATACTGTTTTAGAGCCTTTGTGTGGAGCAACAGCATTGCATTTGACTGCTTGGCGTGGACACTTGGGATTGTGTGAGTATCTCCTGAGTTGCCAAGCTAGCAACACTACATTAGATCGAGCATTAAACACTCCAGCCCACCTTGCCTATATGTTTGGACATTCTGTGGTTGGTGTTCGTCTTTTAGATGGCGTCCAGGACTGGAAGAATAGGGCAGGGAGGATACCCACAGAActgtatataaattttaaaaagtatACTTCCTTATATGGTCTGGATAAATTAATTCCAATTAAGGTTAAGGAACAAAATAATTCTAGTGCACTTATTAAGGGACATCTTGAGGAGTTCAAAAAGTGTTGGCCAGATATCTCATTGGCAGTGGAAAAATTTCATGTTGATTTTACAAAAGGTGAAGCACATCAGATTCAGGAAAGTATATTCAGAAATCTTCAGAAACTTCTGAGGAAAGTTGGGGAAATAGACCAACTTTTTGAGGGTAAAGTTATTTTACTTGGTAGCAGTGCAGATAACCTCCGACTATTTGCACCAGATGAATATGATTGTAATGTTGAATTTCAAAATGTGAGTGGTTTCCCAGGAGGAGGCTTGAACATTGAAATTGTGCCAGTTCCTCCATCAGATGGATATAAAGGTCATAAAAATTGTTTGAAAGTATCTCCAACAAACAGAGAAGTAGAGCAGCTTGTCAAAGGATCAAATTTTGGGGAAACTTTTGCCAAATATATAATGCAAGCATTAGATAACTTTGATCTCAGTGATGATCAATTAAACTTTTTGCCCCCTACAGTAAGGAAAACACAAGTTGGAGTGAATATATCCTTTTCCTGGGAAGGTACAGAGTTTCCTTTGCTGTTCATTAATGTAGATTTAGTTCCCACACTAAAAGCACCCTGGCCCAAACATGAACCAAGGCCTACATTAACTCCTGAAAATTTAGATTTGGTACATGTAAGTCAGACAGGGAAGAATGAATGGCGCTACTCATTTGCTGTAGTAGAAAATATGATATTACTTTCCCTGTCTCCTGATCAACACAGGGTATTTTTGGCTTGCAAGCTCATGATAACAAATCTTAAAACTGAGTCTTGGGCGCCACGTGACTCTAAAGAGCAGTACACATATTGGGTTGGTCACAGGTTTAAGATACCTGCCCCTGCTGGGTTCATATTGAAAAGTGCATTcatgaaggaaatggaggaaatacGGAATGACTCCATGTGGGGGAAGACTTTTCTTTTAGAGAGAATGTGCTCAATTTTTCAGAGAATGTGTAAAGTAGATATAGACCCATATAGTGGCAAAAGAAAATACTATCATGCTAAGATGAGTCCTTATTTTGGAGGAGATATTGAAAAACCCACTGTAGGTCTCAGTGCTCCGGAGATTTTAAAGTTTCTGGAATCATGGTAA